The Myxococcaceae bacterium JPH2 genome has a window encoding:
- the treY gene encoding malto-oligosyltrehalose synthase, which produces MLLDGLEEEGPPSAGGARHAEAVEALARGLYARVQEALASRRAPPLSTYRVQFHQGFTFQHARAVVPYLARLGVSDLYASPYLKATPGSPHGYDCVDHQQLNPEVGTAEHHAALGATLRQHGMGQVLDVVPNHMGIERDNRLWFDVLENGPASLYARTFDIDWRPVKDELRDKVLLPILGDQYGIVLERGELRLSFRDGAFFLHYYDHLLPVAPRQYGRILRQGLERLEARLGADAPPLVELLSILTAIEHLPPRTELERAKVIERHREKEVIKRRLAAVVTASPELAQYVEENVHVFNGSPGNPRSFDLLDAVLARCSYRLAHWRVAGEEINYRRFFDINGLAAIRMEDPDVFLEAHQRVFQWLGEDRVTGLRIDHPDGLFDPTAYFLDLQEGFFVEKARALFSARGTADDARWPQVEARLRELWRAEVTAHPDSPLRKSLFVAVEKIQGGRERIPESWAVHGTTGYRFANAVSGLFVHPAAESHLTETYERFIGGRQDFPELVYEKKRLIMRDSMSSEINVLAHELNRISELNRRTRDFTLNSLRRALIEFIALFPVYRTYVDGWRPELDARDVQYIEWTIQRAKERNATTNASIFDFLRDILLRRYPEHVAEPERAGMLRFAMKLQQLTGPVMAKGLEDTVFYLYNRLVSLNEVGGEPERFGVRATTFHLRNQERAERWPASMLTTSTHDTKRSEDVRARIHVLTELPEEWRKRVRRWGRLTARFVEELPSGPAPSPNDVYLFFQTVVGAWPMGSVLAGPERDDFQRRVREYMGKAIKEAKVRTSWTNPDSAYDEAMARFVDACFDPRRGTAFLEDVEAFKRRIERAGQHNALGQLLLKLASPGVADTYQGSELWDLSLVDPDNRRPVDFALRARWLAELDAAAEVDRPGVCAQLTRDLDDGRAKLYLLAEGLRLRQRWPALFRAGGYRALDLAGPRAQAGVAFAREHAAGVVVACAPRFTLSALESPGGLAGAHDGTFLDLPEAYAGMMFRNVFTGRRVRPERGSGGGVLPLAPLLAEFPVVLLEPERSAG; this is translated from the coding sequence ATGTTGCTCGACGGGCTGGAAGAGGAGGGGCCTCCATCCGCCGGAGGCGCGCGCCACGCCGAGGCGGTGGAGGCCTTGGCCAGGGGGCTCTACGCGCGGGTCCAGGAGGCGCTGGCGTCACGCCGCGCTCCGCCGCTGTCCACGTACCGCGTCCAGTTCCATCAGGGGTTCACCTTCCAGCACGCCCGCGCGGTGGTGCCGTACCTGGCGCGCCTGGGGGTCAGTGACCTGTATGCGTCGCCCTACCTGAAGGCGACACCGGGCAGCCCCCACGGGTACGACTGTGTGGACCACCAGCAGCTCAACCCGGAGGTGGGCACCGCGGAGCACCACGCCGCGCTCGGCGCCACGCTGCGCCAGCACGGCATGGGGCAGGTGCTGGACGTGGTGCCCAACCACATGGGCATCGAGCGGGACAACCGCCTGTGGTTCGACGTGCTGGAGAATGGACCGGCCTCGCTCTACGCGCGGACGTTCGACATCGACTGGCGGCCGGTGAAGGACGAGCTGCGCGACAAGGTGCTGCTGCCCATCCTCGGAGACCAGTACGGCATCGTCCTGGAGCGCGGCGAGCTGCGCCTGTCCTTCCGTGACGGGGCGTTCTTCCTCCACTACTACGACCACCTCCTGCCGGTGGCCCCGCGTCAGTACGGGCGAATTCTCCGGCAGGGCCTGGAGCGGCTGGAGGCGCGGCTGGGCGCGGACGCTCCTCCCCTCGTGGAGCTGCTCTCCATCCTCACCGCCATCGAGCACCTCCCGCCGCGCACCGAGCTGGAGCGCGCCAAGGTCATCGAGCGGCACCGCGAGAAGGAGGTCATCAAGCGGAGGCTGGCCGCGGTGGTGACGGCGAGCCCCGAGCTGGCGCAGTACGTGGAGGAGAACGTCCATGTGTTCAACGGGAGCCCGGGCAATCCGCGCTCGTTCGACCTGCTGGACGCGGTGCTCGCGCGGTGCAGCTACCGGCTCGCCCACTGGCGCGTGGCGGGAGAGGAGATCAACTACCGTCGCTTTTTCGACATCAACGGGCTGGCGGCCATCCGGATGGAGGACCCGGACGTCTTCCTGGAGGCGCACCAGCGCGTCTTCCAGTGGCTGGGCGAGGACCGCGTCACCGGGCTGCGAATCGACCATCCGGACGGCCTGTTCGACCCCACCGCCTACTTCCTGGACCTGCAAGAGGGCTTCTTCGTGGAGAAGGCGCGCGCGCTCTTCTCGGCGCGAGGCACCGCCGACGATGCGCGCTGGCCGCAGGTGGAGGCGCGGCTGCGCGAGCTCTGGCGCGCCGAGGTGACCGCGCACCCCGACAGCCCGCTGCGCAAGTCGTTGTTCGTCGCGGTGGAGAAGATTCAAGGCGGTCGCGAGCGCATCCCCGAGTCGTGGGCGGTGCACGGCACCACGGGCTACCGCTTCGCCAACGCGGTGAGCGGCCTCTTCGTCCACCCCGCGGCGGAGTCGCACCTGACGGAGACCTACGAGCGCTTCATCGGCGGACGCCAGGACTTCCCGGAGCTCGTGTACGAGAAGAAGCGGCTCATCATGCGCGACTCCATGTCGAGTGAGATCAACGTGCTCGCGCACGAGCTCAATCGCATCTCCGAGCTGAACCGCCGCACGCGCGACTTCACGCTCAACAGCCTGCGCCGCGCGCTCATCGAGTTCATCGCGCTGTTCCCCGTCTATCGCACCTACGTGGACGGCTGGCGCCCCGAGCTGGACGCGCGCGACGTGCAGTACATCGAGTGGACGATCCAGCGGGCCAAGGAGCGCAACGCCACCACCAACGCCTCCATCTTCGACTTCCTGCGCGACATCCTCCTGCGCCGCTACCCGGAGCACGTGGCCGAGCCCGAGCGCGCGGGGATGCTGCGTTTCGCCATGAAGTTGCAACAGCTCACCGGGCCTGTCATGGCCAAGGGGCTGGAGGACACGGTCTTCTACCTCTACAACCGGCTGGTGAGCCTCAACGAGGTGGGTGGAGAGCCGGAGCGCTTTGGCGTGCGGGCCACCACCTTCCACCTGCGCAACCAGGAGCGCGCGGAGCGCTGGCCGGCGAGCATGCTCACCACCAGCACGCACGACACCAAGCGCAGCGAGGACGTGCGCGCGCGCATCCACGTGCTCACCGAGCTGCCCGAGGAGTGGCGCAAGCGCGTGCGTCGCTGGGGCCGGCTCACCGCCCGCTTCGTCGAGGAGCTGCCCTCGGGGCCCGCGCCGAGTCCCAACGACGTGTACCTCTTCTTCCAGACGGTCGTGGGCGCCTGGCCGATGGGGTCGGTGCTCGCGGGCCCGGAGCGCGACGACTTCCAGCGCCGCGTGCGCGAGTACATGGGCAAGGCCATCAAGGAGGCCAAGGTCCGCACCTCGTGGACCAACCCGGACAGCGCCTATGACGAAGCGATGGCGCGCTTCGTGGACGCGTGCTTCGACCCTCGGCGTGGCACGGCCTTCCTGGAAGACGTGGAGGCCTTCAAGCGCCGCATCGAACGGGCGGGGCAACACAACGCGCTCGGCCAGCTCCTGCTCAAGCTGGCCTCGCCCGGCGTGGCGGACACCTATCAGGGCTCCGAGTTGTGGGACCTGTCGCTGGTGGATCCCGACAACCGCCGGCCCGTGGACTTCGCGCTGCGGGCGCGGTGGCTCGCGGAGCTGGACGCCGCCGCGGAGGTGGACCGCCCTGGCGTGTGCGCGCAGCTCACGCGGGACCTGGATGACGGCCGGGCGAAGCTCTACCTCCTGGCCGAGGGACTGCGCCTGCGCCAGCGGTGGCCCGCGCTCTTTCGTGCGGGGGGCTACCGGGCGCTGGACCTCGCCGGTCCTCGGGCCCAGGCGGGGGTGGCCTTCGCGCGGGAGCACGCGGCGGGCGTGGTGGTGGCCTGTGCGCCGCGCTTCACGCTCTCCGCGCTGGAGTCGCCGGGCGGGCTGGCGGGAGCCCACGACGGCACGTTCCTGGACCTTCCCGAGGCATATGCGGGCATGATGTTCCGCAATGTCTTCACGGGGCGGCGGGTGCGGCCCGAGCGTGGGTCGGGCGGCGGCGTGCTGCCCCTCGCGCCGCTGCTCGCGGAGTTCCCGGTGGTGCTGCTGGAGCCGGAGAGGAGCGCGGGATGA